One Parasphingorhabdus cellanae genomic region harbors:
- the ftsZ gene encoding cell division protein FtsZ, whose product MSINIGPPEVEELKPRIAVIGVGGAGGNAIANMIAAKVEGVDFIVSNTDAQSLNSSPAEQRIQLGPEITQGLGAGSRPEVGRAAAEETLELVEKALEGAHMCFIAAGMGGGTGTGAAPVIAKAARDKGILTVGVVTKPFTFEGTRRMKSANAGIEELQKNVDTLIIIPNQNLFLVANPNTTFKEAFLLADEVLQQGVRGITDLMVMPGLINLDFADVRSVMHEMGKAMMGTGEAEGDGRALEAAEKAIANPLLDGVSMQGAKGVIVSITGGEDMRLMEVDEAANHIRELVDPDANIIWGSAFNENLDGRIRVSVVATGIDSDGSVAAPAVSSSFAMSNPAPAEPSFASTIPAEPEEEELAEEPVLDMADSLETSEAEMVVDPEPEPELEVESEPDPQPAPAPAAIYSDDDDLADESAAAPSFASLTPGMTSDEPEEDELVLGGDTIQPLDSEGTAADASGESAPRVASGGGTLFERMSNLTRGGNKADEESDEDDDKASDPLDIPRFLNRQNNQ is encoded by the coding sequence ATGAGCATCAATATTGGCCCACCTGAAGTGGAAGAGTTGAAACCACGGATCGCCGTAATCGGGGTTGGCGGTGCTGGCGGCAACGCGATTGCAAATATGATCGCAGCAAAGGTCGAAGGCGTCGATTTCATCGTCAGCAATACCGATGCCCAATCGCTTAATAGCTCCCCAGCCGAGCAGCGTATTCAGCTTGGACCAGAAATCACGCAGGGTCTTGGTGCTGGCTCTCGTCCTGAAGTCGGTCGCGCTGCGGCGGAAGAAACACTTGAACTTGTCGAAAAGGCTCTCGAAGGCGCGCATATGTGTTTCATCGCTGCTGGTATGGGCGGCGGAACGGGCACCGGTGCAGCTCCTGTTATTGCCAAAGCGGCGCGCGACAAAGGTATCTTGACCGTGGGTGTTGTGACCAAGCCGTTTACGTTCGAAGGCACGCGGCGGATGAAGTCAGCCAATGCCGGTATCGAAGAACTTCAGAAAAACGTCGATACTCTGATCATCATCCCCAATCAGAATCTGTTTCTCGTCGCTAACCCGAACACAACGTTCAAGGAAGCTTTCCTGCTCGCCGACGAAGTACTGCAGCAAGGTGTTCGTGGTATCACTGATCTGATGGTTATGCCTGGCCTTATCAATCTGGATTTCGCTGACGTCCGTTCCGTAATGCACGAAATGGGCAAGGCGATGATGGGCACCGGCGAAGCCGAAGGCGACGGCCGCGCGCTCGAAGCAGCTGAAAAAGCCATTGCGAATCCTCTGCTCGACGGCGTGTCGATGCAGGGCGCGAAAGGCGTTATCGTTTCGATCACCGGCGGCGAAGACATGCGCCTGATGGAAGTCGATGAAGCGGCCAACCATATCCGCGAACTGGTCGATCCCGATGCCAATATCATCTGGGGCAGCGCGTTTAACGAAAATCTCGATGGCCGCATTCGCGTGTCGGTTGTTGCCACGGGCATTGACAGCGATGGTTCGGTCGCAGCGCCCGCGGTTAGCTCGTCCTTTGCGATGAGCAATCCGGCGCCTGCAGAGCCATCCTTTGCTTCAACGATCCCTGCGGAGCCAGAAGAGGAAGAGCTGGCGGAAGAACCTGTACTGGATATGGCCGATAGCCTTGAAACGTCAGAAGCTGAAATGGTTGTTGATCCCGAACCAGAACCAGAGCTGGAAGTAGAGTCTGAGCCTGATCCACAGCCAGCGCCCGCACCGGCAGCGATTTATTCTGATGATGACGATCTGGCAGATGAAAGCGCAGCCGCCCCTTCATTTGCGTCGTTGACACCTGGTATGACGAGCGACGAGCCTGAGGAAGATGAACTGGTTCTCGGCGGTGATACTATTCAACCGTTGGATTCAGAAGGCACGGCTGCCGACGCATCAGGCGAATCCGCCCCGCGCGTTGCCAGCGGGGGTGGTACCTTGTTCGAGCGCATGTCCAATCTCACGCGCGGCGGAAACAAAGCCGATGAGGAAAGCGATGAAGACGATGACAAGGCAAGTGACCCGCTCGATATCCCGAGATTTTTGAACCGTCAAAACAACCAGTGA
- a CDS encoding deoxyguanosinetriphosphate triphosphohydrolase, with the protein MTGMARYASDPRQSRGRLHDEERSEHDGSIRGPRDDFQRDRDRIIHSISFRRLRHKTQVFVSPDGDHFRVRLTHSLEVAQIGRTIARSLGLNEDLTEALCLAHDIGHPPFGHAGEDALEEALADHGGFDHNAQTIRTLTKLERPYPRWDGLNLTWEMLEGLAKHNGPVSQPTWAMVEANALMDLDLGSWPSLEAQIAAVADDIAYDNHDIDDGIRAGLLSIDQLLILPFIAERWSDICTRFPDVERDRLVPELIRDQIGLMVNDVIATTLQRIKDTGIALADDVRGAGLMIGGFSDDMATKERALKKFMYANLYNHPEQMAAADNARVVVADLVNAYRNEPSLMPDSWTDTLPSQEPDRIRHIADFMAGMTDRYASKRHAEIFG; encoded by the coding sequence ATGACTGGTATGGCCCGCTATGCCAGCGACCCGCGCCAAAGTCGTGGGCGGCTTCATGATGAAGAGCGTTCTGAACATGATGGCAGTATTCGCGGACCGCGCGATGACTTTCAACGCGACCGTGATCGCATCATCCACTCAATTTCTTTTCGCCGGTTGCGCCACAAAACGCAGGTTTTTGTCTCGCCAGACGGTGATCATTTTCGGGTGCGCCTGACCCATAGTTTGGAAGTGGCGCAAATTGGTCGGACCATTGCGCGTTCTTTGGGGCTAAATGAAGATCTGACCGAAGCGCTTTGTTTGGCTCATGATATTGGCCATCCGCCCTTTGGCCATGCGGGCGAAGACGCGCTGGAGGAAGCGCTGGCTGATCATGGCGGCTTTGATCATAATGCGCAGACGATAAGGACATTGACCAAGTTGGAGCGTCCCTATCCGCGCTGGGATGGCCTAAACCTGACATGGGAAATGTTGGAGGGACTGGCCAAGCATAATGGTCCGGTGAGTCAGCCAACCTGGGCTATGGTCGAGGCCAACGCGCTGATGGACCTTGATTTGGGTAGTTGGCCTTCTCTGGAGGCCCAGATCGCCGCGGTCGCGGATGATATTGCCTATGATAATCACGATATTGATGATGGCATCAGGGCCGGGCTGCTCAGCATAGATCAGCTTTTGATACTGCCATTTATCGCAGAGCGCTGGAGTGATATCTGCACGCGCTTTCCTGATGTTGAGCGAGATCGTCTGGTACCGGAGTTGATCCGCGATCAAATTGGCCTGATGGTCAATGATGTTATTGCAACAACGCTTCAGCGGATCAAAGATACTGGAATCGCGTTGGCAGATGATGTGCGTGGTGCCGGATTGATGATCGGCGGCTTTTCAGACGATATGGCGACAAAAGAGCGGGCACTGAAAAAATTCATGTATGCCAATCTGTATAATCATCCGGAGCAGATGGCGGCAGCCGACAACGCGCGGGTCGTTGTCGCTGATCTGGTCAATGCCTATCGGAACGAGCCAAGCTTGATGCCTGATAGCTGGACGGACACATTACCATCTCAGGAACCGGATCGCATCCGGCATATTGCCGATTTTATGGCGGGCATGACGGATCGCTATGCTAGCAAGCGCCACGCCGAGATTTTTGGATAA
- the ftsA gene encoding cell division protein FtsA, whose product MVARVEKIFTALDIGSSKITAMIAGRMDNGDITVLGTGQRASKGVKRGYIADTERTELDVRDAVEQAERIAGTNIDDVWVSFSAGGLTSMLTSVETELGGQRIEQEDIDHLLKAGRNSIDPHGKMVLHAQPALYTIDGLAGVKKPKGLHADRLGVDIHVILADASPVRNIDMSVRGAHLNVKSIIASPIAAGTACLSKEERELGVAMVELGAEVTNVSLFAGGMLVGLATLPYGAADVTDDIASSFGLRRAQAERIKCFHGSATTSPRDNHDVIDLQLDEVGPETDENGRITKAQLIGVIRQRLDHLIGEIGQTLKTLGFTGPVGRQVVLTGGGAELKGIADYAQSALGQTVRIGRPTGLTALPEAHSGPGFAGLAGLALYAAQEPVDLRSLSSSHQNVHKYAGSAVIGRLMSAIRGNF is encoded by the coding sequence ATGGTAGCACGGGTAGAAAAGATTTTTACCGCTTTGGATATCGGGTCATCCAAGATCACCGCGATGATCGCTGGCCGCATGGACAATGGCGATATCACCGTGCTGGGAACCGGACAGCGTGCCAGCAAAGGCGTAAAGCGCGGTTATATTGCCGATACCGAACGGACCGAACTGGATGTCCGTGATGCCGTAGAACAGGCGGAGCGGATTGCCGGCACCAATATTGATGATGTTTGGGTAAGCTTTTCGGCTGGCGGTCTCACCAGCATGCTGACGTCGGTCGAAACGGAATTAGGCGGGCAGCGGATCGAGCAAGAGGATATTGATCACCTCTTAAAAGCCGGCCGTAATAGTATCGATCCACATGGCAAGATGGTACTGCATGCGCAGCCTGCGCTTTATACGATCGATGGCTTGGCCGGTGTTAAGAAACCCAAAGGCTTGCATGCTGATCGGCTTGGCGTCGATATTCATGTTATTCTGGCTGATGCATCGCCGGTGCGCAATATCGATATGAGCGTGCGCGGGGCGCATCTTAACGTCAAATCCATCATCGCGTCTCCCATTGCTGCGGGCACGGCTTGCCTATCCAAAGAAGAACGCGAACTCGGCGTTGCGATGGTTGAGTTAGGCGCGGAAGTGACCAACGTTTCGTTATTCGCAGGCGGTATGCTGGTTGGGCTGGCGACACTGCCTTATGGTGCCGCCGATGTTACCGATGATATCGCATCTTCCTTTGGTTTGCGCCGTGCGCAGGCGGAACGGATTAAATGTTTTCATGGGTCCGCTACAACCAGCCCGCGCGACAATCATGACGTGATTGATCTGCAGCTCGATGAAGTTGGACCAGAAACCGATGAGAACGGCCGTATCACCAAGGCGCAGCTCATCGGTGTCATTCGCCAGCGGCTCGACCACCTGATCGGTGAAATTGGTCAAACCCTAAAAACGCTCGGCTTTACTGGACCGGTGGGGCGGCAGGTCGTGTTGACCGGCGGTGGGGCGGAGCTAAAAGGTATTGCCGATTATGCGCAGTCGGCACTGGGCCAGACCGTGCGGATCGGACGCCCAACCGGCCTGACCGCTTTGCCCGAAGCGCATAGCGGTCCGGGCTTCGCAGGTTTGGCCGGGCTTGCGCTTTATGCGGCACAGGAACCCGTCGACCTCAGATCGCTTTCCAGCAGCCATCAAAACGTCCACAAATATGCCGGTTCTGCGGTAATTGGGCGGCTTATGTCGGCAATCCGGGGGAATTTTTAA
- a CDS encoding cell division protein FtsQ/DivIB: MTAASVRRTNKKSKSKPRKSGRKKVRQVSIFDKILRAMPVTEAQVQKGLTWGLVGVFVLGAYSVAHYTGINERISSQIATTVGAAGFEVKRVEVTGVNRIDELKVYEITLAQKDRSMMLVDIDQVRDDLMGNGWIKDARISRRLPDTLVVEIIEREPAAVWQRNGKLSLIDKTGYPLQQIQKEEIPDLPVIVGKKANERVPELTKLLEVAPALSPMVTGATWIGNRRWNLEFDSGETLALPEGEETAAAALLNFARMDGVNRLLGRGVVHFDLRDSERAYLRMPPKVKTSPAPES, encoded by the coding sequence ATGACAGCAGCATCAGTAAGACGGACAAATAAAAAGTCCAAGAGCAAGCCGCGCAAAAGCGGACGGAAAAAAGTGCGTCAGGTCTCGATCTTTGACAAGATCCTCCGCGCCATGCCGGTGACCGAGGCACAAGTGCAGAAAGGTCTGACCTGGGGGCTGGTCGGCGTGTTTGTGTTAGGTGCCTATAGCGTCGCGCATTATACCGGCATCAACGAACGGATCAGCAGCCAGATTGCAACCACAGTCGGTGCTGCGGGATTTGAAGTGAAGCGGGTTGAAGTTACGGGCGTCAACCGGATTGACGAACTGAAAGTTTATGAAATTACATTGGCGCAAAAAGATCGTTCCATGATGCTGGTCGATATTGATCAGGTACGCGATGATTTGATGGGCAATGGCTGGATTAAGGATGCACGAATTTCGCGGCGTTTGCCTGACACGTTGGTGGTCGAGATTATTGAACGTGAGCCTGCCGCTGTTTGGCAGCGTAACGGCAAATTGTCGCTGATCGACAAGACGGGATATCCGCTGCAGCAAATCCAGAAGGAAGAAATTCCTGACCTGCCCGTGATTGTTGGGAAAAAAGCGAATGAACGTGTGCCCGAACTGACTAAGTTGCTGGAAGTGGCACCGGCGCTCAGCCCAATGGTGACAGGCGCGACCTGGATTGGCAACCGGCGATGGAATCTGGAATTTGACAGTGGCGAAACCCTAGCGCTCCCCGAAGGCGAGGAAACAGCCGCCGCGGCGTTGCTGAACTTTGCACGGATGGACGGGGTCAATCGCTTATTGGGGCGCGGGGTGGTGCATTTTGATTTGCGCGATTCAGAGCGCGCCTATCTCCGCATGCCGCCGAAGGTCAAAACATCACCGGCACCGGAGAGTTAA
- a CDS encoding NAD(P)H-binding protein, which translates to MTEAILVVGATGLIGNLLVRKLVTEGCDNGLHLLVRRPLEGDYGAATVHVAPAEKWPEVIASVKAQRVVSCLGSTMKKAGSKEAFAAIDRDLVGAVGRAAKAAGARQFITVSSTMANAEASGFYLKVKGQAEQLLRAEKFDRLDIIRPGLLRGERSGDARFGESLAIIASPVMDKLLHGSLRRYRSIDGEEVASAITMLLAEDKPGATIYENDAIWERAASAR; encoded by the coding sequence ATGACAGAAGCAATATTGGTAGTCGGAGCAACTGGCCTGATAGGGAATTTGCTGGTCCGTAAGCTCGTTACGGAAGGGTGCGACAACGGGCTGCATCTGTTGGTACGAAGGCCATTGGAGGGTGACTATGGAGCGGCAACGGTGCATGTTGCTCCTGCTGAAAAATGGCCGGAGGTTATAGCGTCGGTAAAGGCGCAGCGCGTGGTTTCCTGCCTTGGCTCAACCATGAAAAAGGCGGGATCAAAAGAGGCTTTTGCCGCGATTGATCGGGATTTGGTCGGCGCGGTTGGAAGAGCGGCTAAAGCCGCCGGTGCACGTCAGTTTATCACGGTGTCCTCGACCATGGCCAATGCCGAAGCGTCCGGGTTTTACCTTAAAGTCAAAGGGCAGGCCGAACAATTGTTGCGCGCTGAGAAATTTGACCGGCTCGATATTATCCGTCCTGGTTTGCTGCGCGGAGAGCGATCGGGTGATGCGCGCTTTGGCGAGAGTTTGGCGATCATTGCCAGCCCGGTGATGGACAAGCTGCTACACGGGTCGTTGCGGCGCTATCGTTCGATTGATGGAGAAGAAGTGGCATCAGCCATTACAATGTTGCTCGCGGAGGACAAACCAGGCGCTACAATCTACGAAAATGACGCGATATGGGAGCGAGCGGCCAGCGCGCGATGA
- a CDS encoding D-alanine--D-alanine ligase encodes MTDKLPENLHVAVLMGGWSAEREVSLMSGNDIAVALEKNGHQVTRIDMDRNLAMVLDGVRPDVVFNALHGCPGEDGTVQGMLDLMQIPYTHSGLVTSVIAIDKELTKQQLVPAGIPMPEGKMVKSKDIFEADPLPRPYVLKPVNEGSSVGVAIITDQGNYGNPIGRDVTGPWQEFDELLAEPFIKGRELTTAVVGGKALCVTELKPKAGFYDYEAKYTEGLTEHICPAEIPAEIEKLCLDYALRAHTILGCKGTSRTDYRWDDEFGADGLYVLETNTQPGMTPLSLVPEQAKQMGISYEELVEMIVREALG; translated from the coding sequence ATGACCGATAAACTCCCGGAAAATCTTCATGTAGCCGTATTGATGGGCGGCTGGTCTGCCGAGCGGGAAGTATCATTGATGAGCGGTAACGATATTGCCGTCGCGCTGGAGAAAAACGGTCATCAGGTGACCCGCATCGATATGGACCGTAATCTCGCCATGGTACTTGATGGCGTGCGGCCCGATGTTGTATTTAATGCGCTCCACGGCTGTCCCGGTGAAGACGGCACGGTGCAGGGCATGCTCGATCTGATGCAGATTCCCTATACCCATAGCGGGTTGGTGACGTCGGTGATCGCGATCGACAAGGAACTGACCAAGCAGCAATTGGTTCCAGCGGGTATTCCGATGCCCGAAGGGAAGATGGTCAAGAGCAAGGATATTTTCGAAGCCGATCCGTTGCCGCGACCTTATGTCTTGAAACCGGTCAACGAAGGTTCTTCGGTGGGTGTCGCGATTATCACGGATCAGGGCAACTATGGCAATCCGATTGGCCGGGATGTTACCGGGCCTTGGCAAGAATTTGACGAACTGCTGGCTGAACCCTTTATAAAAGGCCGCGAGCTGACGACGGCTGTGGTTGGCGGCAAAGCGCTTTGCGTGACCGAGTTGAAACCCAAAGCCGGTTTCTACGATTATGAAGCCAAATATACCGAAGGTCTGACCGAGCATATTTGTCCAGCGGAAATTCCCGCAGAGATTGAAAAACTCTGTCTGGATTACGCGCTACGTGCTCATACCATCCTCGGTTGTAAAGGAACATCGCGGACCGACTATCGCTGGGATGACGAATTCGGGGCGGACGGACTCTACGTGCTGGAAACCAATACCCAGCCGGGGATGACACCGCTCAGTCTGGTGCCGGAACAGGCCAAGCAAATGGGTATAAGTTATGAAGAGCTGGTCGAAATGATCGTTAGGGAAGCCCTGGGATGA
- a CDS encoding SPOR domain-containing protein: MVKTLSKYLILAALPLMSAGLPTPAVAQSSAKTNTADLQDALRRIARNSNDSSALADAGLAALGLGDTRAAIGFLAKANDIYPKSGRVKAGLARALLIEQNPFGAIRYFDEAIANGVTAKDIAVDRGLAYDLIGRNADAQKDYALALQHGQSDLLLSRYAISLGISGDIEGAEAQLNPLLLKSDRDAWRNRAFILAMNGQKKEANKIASQTMRKKMAKAIKPFFDRMPKLTAAQKAAAVHFGHFPASENIGVDVASVRLAANSAVRGGDGADAGLIPVGEPLGADVQKPRVLAMPDTSPRRRPGSKSSDEKKRQIASRPEANGKMPLARRTLPTPTNARPLVKPVVDRPNDPVTQTAPAAKTQSASPGFETAIGGTTEKAGTQAGASSSNSGAKTSPLVSESVTRKVDIGDVKAPADSNEKISKKPVQLVTFDLADAGSSASSPNRSASSDNAAATAAPRRPLSDIIGAIAIPETEKETAVVPVDLAAITPARAKPTAEKPAAEKVEAAPPPPENPKRYWVQIATGSNLRALKYDYERMAEKNSDLFAGKSGWTSPWGKTRRLVVGPFDDFSAAKKFEAGFRKDGGDGFAWVSADGTKVNKLN, translated from the coding sequence ATGGTGAAAACGCTCTCAAAATATCTGATTCTAGCGGCTTTGCCGCTAATGAGTGCTGGTCTGCCCACGCCAGCTGTGGCGCAGAGCAGCGCAAAAACCAACACGGCAGATTTGCAGGATGCGCTACGCCGTATCGCGCGCAATTCCAATGATTCCTCTGCGCTGGCTGACGCTGGATTGGCAGCGTTGGGGCTCGGCGACACGAGAGCTGCGATTGGTTTTCTCGCCAAAGCTAACGACATATATCCGAAAAGCGGTCGGGTAAAAGCCGGACTGGCACGGGCGCTGTTGATTGAGCAAAATCCGTTCGGAGCAATTCGCTATTTTGACGAAGCTATCGCCAATGGTGTGACGGCAAAGGATATCGCGGTAGATCGCGGCTTGGCCTATGATCTTATTGGTCGCAACGCCGATGCACAAAAAGACTATGCTCTCGCTCTGCAGCATGGCCAGAGCGATCTGTTGTTGAGCCGCTATGCGATTTCGCTGGGGATCAGCGGAGATATCGAAGGAGCAGAAGCCCAGCTTAACCCCCTTTTGTTGAAAAGCGATCGCGATGCCTGGCGAAACCGCGCTTTCATATTGGCGATGAATGGTCAAAAGAAAGAGGCCAATAAAATTGCCAGTCAGACAATGCGGAAAAAAATGGCAAAAGCGATCAAACCATTTTTTGATCGGATGCCAAAACTCACTGCGGCTCAAAAGGCTGCTGCTGTCCATTTTGGTCATTTTCCCGCCAGTGAAAATATCGGTGTCGATGTCGCGTCGGTGCGTCTTGCTGCCAATAGCGCCGTGCGTGGCGGAGATGGCGCCGATGCCGGGCTGATACCGGTCGGTGAACCGCTTGGCGCTGATGTCCAGAAGCCAAGGGTGTTGGCGATGCCGGATACGTCTCCGCGCCGTCGTCCCGGTTCCAAGAGCAGTGATGAAAAAAAGCGGCAGATAGCTTCTCGTCCAGAGGCAAATGGAAAAATGCCTCTCGCGCGCCGTACTTTACCCACGCCAACAAATGCCAGACCATTGGTCAAACCTGTAGTTGATCGACCGAATGACCCGGTCACACAAACCGCACCTGCGGCGAAAACACAGTCCGCATCGCCGGGCTTTGAAACTGCAATTGGGGGAACAACCGAAAAAGCTGGCACACAAGCTGGTGCATCGTCATCGAACAGCGGTGCGAAAACTTCGCCACTGGTATCGGAGAGTGTTACTAGAAAAGTGGATATTGGTGACGTCAAAGCGCCGGCGGATTCCAATGAAAAAATATCGAAAAAACCAGTGCAGCTCGTGACGTTCGATTTGGCCGATGCAGGGTCATCGGCATCATCACCGAACAGATCGGCATCATCTGACAATGCTGCGGCAACGGCTGCACCGCGCCGACCTTTGTCCGACATTATCGGTGCGATTGCGATCCCTGAAACAGAGAAAGAGACGGCTGTTGTTCCCGTTGATTTGGCAGCAATTACGCCAGCCAGAGCAAAGCCGACTGCTGAAAAACCGGCTGCAGAAAAGGTCGAAGCTGCACCGCCGCCACCGGAAAACCCCAAACGCTACTGGGTGCAGATCGCGACAGGGTCTAATCTCAGGGCACTCAAATATGACTATGAACGGATGGCCGAGAAAAATTCTGATTTATTTGCCGGAAAGAGCGGTTGGACCTCTCCTTGGGGGAAGACGCGGCGTCTGGTTGTCGGTCCCTTTGATGATTTTAGCGCCGCGAAAAAGTTCGAGGCGGGTTTTCGAAAAGACGGCGGCGATGGTTTCGCCTGGGTTAGTGCTGATGGCACGAAAGTGAACAAGCTGAACTAA